A region from the Aegilops tauschii subsp. strangulata cultivar AL8/78 chromosome 5, Aet v6.0, whole genome shotgun sequence genome encodes:
- the LOC109747609 gene encoding asparagine synthetase [glutamine-hydrolyzing] — translation MLLVYRGAPLRSSLSAQLSSWQPINRRSCATHTAHPSSFRSTERDLLATYCCRRSRKMCGILAVLGCADDTQGKRVRVLELSRRLKHRGPDWSGMHQVGDCYLSHQRLAIIDPASGDQPLYNEDKSIVVTVNGEIYNHEQLRAQLSSHTFRTGSDCEVIAHLYEEHGENFIDMLDGVFSFVLLDTRDNSFIAARDAIGVTPLYIGWGIDGSVWISSEVKGLNDDCEHFEIFPPGHLYSSKQGGFKRWYNPPWFSEVIPSVPYDPLALRKAFEKAVIKRLMTDVPFGVLLSGGLDSSLVAAVTVRHLAGTKAAKRWGTKLHSFCVGLEGSPDLKAAKEVANYLGTMHHEFTFTVQDGIDAIEDVIYHTETYDVTTIRASTPMFLMSRKIKSLGVKMVISGEGSDEIFGGYLYFHKAPNKEELHRETCQKIKALHQYDCLRANKATSAWGLEARVPFLDKEFINEAMSIDPEWKMIRPDLGRIEKWMLRKAFDDEEQPFLPKHILYRQKEQFSDGVGYSWIDGLKAHAESNVTDKMMSNAKFIYPHNTPTTKEAYCYRMIFERFFPQNSAILTVPGGPSVACSTAKAVEWDAQWSGNLDPSGRAALGVHLSAYEQEHLPATIMAGTSKKPRMIEVAAPGVAIES, via the exons ATGCTACTGGTCTACCGCGGCGCCCCGCTACGCTCCTCACTCTCAGCTCAGCTCAGCTCTTGGCAGCCTATAAATAGACGCTCTTGTGCAACTCATACGGCACACCCATCCTCCTTCAGAAGCACAGAGAGAGATCTTCTAGCTACATACTGTTGCCGTCGATCCAGGAAAATGTGCGGCATACTGGCGGTGCTGGGCTGCGCTGATGACACCCAGGGGAAGAGAGTGCGCGTGCTCGAGCTCTCGCGCAGGCTCAAGCACCGCGGCCCCGACTGGAGCGGCATGCACCAGGTTGGCGACTGCTACCTCTCCCACCAGCGCCTCGCCATTATCGACCCTGCCTCTGGCGACCAGCCGCTCTACAACGAGGACAAGTCCATCGTCGTCACA GTGAATGGAGAGATCTACAACCATGAACAGCTCCGGGCGCAGCTCTCCTCCCACACGTTCAGGACAGGCAGCGACTGCGAGGTCATCGCACACCTG TACGAGGAGCATGGGGAGAACTTCATCGACATGCTGGATGGTGTCTTCTCCTTCGTCTTGCTCGATACACGCGACAACAGCTTCATTGCTGCACGTGATGCCATTGGCGTCACACCCCTCTATATTGGCTGGGGAATTGATG GGTCGGTATGGATATCATCAGAGGTGAAGGGCCTGAATGATGATTGTGAGCACTTTGAGATCTTTCCTCCTGGCCATCTCTACTCCAGCAAGCAGGGAGGCTTCAAGAGATGGTACAACCCACCTTGGTTCTCCGAGGTCATTCCTTCAGTGCCATATGACCCACTTGCTCTCAGGAAGGCTTTCGAAAAG GCTGTCATCAAGAGGCTTATGACGGACGTTCCATTCGGTGTTCTACTCTCTGGTGGCCTTGACTCATCATTGGTTGCAGCCGTTACAGTTCGTCACCTGGCAGGAACAAAGGCTGCAAAGCGCTGGGGGACTAAGCTTCACTCTTTTTGTGTCGGACTTGAG GGGTCACCTGATCTGAAGGCTGCAAAGGAGGTAGCCAATTACCTGGGCACCATGCACCATGAGTTCACCTTCACTGTTCAG GACGGCATTGATGCAATTGAGGATGTGATTTATCACACCGAAACATATGATGTGACGACAATCAGGGCAAGCACGCCAATGTTCCTGATGTCACGCAAGATCAAGTCACTTGGGGTCAAGATGGTCATCTCTGGTGAGGGTTCCGATGAGATTTTCGGAGGGTACCTCTACTTCCACAAGGCACCCAACAAAGAGGAGCTCCACCGTGAGACATGTCAAAAG ATCAAAGCTCTGCATCAGTACGATTGCTTGAGGGCCAACAAGGCAACATCTGCATGGGGCCTCGAAGCACGTGTGCCATTCTTGGACAAGGAGTTTATCAATGAGGCAATGAGCATTGATCCTGAGTGGAAGATG ATCCGGCCTGATCTTGGAAGAATTGAGAAATGGATGCTGAGGAAAGCATTTGATGACGAGGAGCAACCATTCCTGCCGAAG CACATTCTGTACAGGCAGAAAGAGCAGTTCAGTGATGGTGTTGGCTACAGCTGGATTGATGGCCTAAAGGCTCACGCAGAATCAAAT GTGACAGATAAGATGATGTCAAATGCAAAGTTCATCTACCCACACAACACCCCGACTACAAAAGAGGCCTACTGTTACAGGATGATATTTGAGAGGTTCTTCCCCCAG AACTCGGCGATCCTGACGGTGCCAGGTGGGCCAAGCGTTGCATGCAGCACGGCGAAGGCGGTAGAGTGGGATGCCCAGTGGTCAGGGAACCTGGATCCCTCAGGGAGAGCAGCACTTGGAGTCCATCTCTCGGCCTATGAACAGGAGCATCTCCCAGCAACCATCATGGCAGGAACCAGCAAGAAGCCAAGGATGATCGAGGTTGCGGCGCCTGGTGTCGCAATTGAGAGTTGA
- the LOC109747610 gene encoding uncharacterized protein, whose translation MPCCHWVLSVAESSSNNKTPSWLHRLHTKGGLSFPSHLQIDDLLYGRTQLSPPSPPPPVPPPPPPSDREAAATNPQDPPPNPKSIPKPPRNPAPPNPSDTNNNHSPPPPSPPPSPQPLSGVISEIFAVPSAPRSNRPLKPFRKQYRPRPRPNVKSANKDDKDKAKARKRRRADRDAGAEHGERRSRTEVTVIDTSTDGWKAAKVLVRRGANWKISDRKHSEISETEDLSKGKRRAGLVAKVLRDKKKGKGAALPGNIHPSSGILIKVPDDAAIEAPKRPRSCEPVPVGQSAPILQLPSSSTCSQP comes from the exons ATGCCGTGCTGCCACTGGGTGCTCTCCGTGGCcgagagcagcagcaacaacaaaaCGCCGTCATGGCTCCACCGCCTCCACACCAAGGGCGGCCTCTCCTTCCCCTCTCACCTCCAAATCGATGACCTCCTCTATGGCCGAACCCAGCTGtcccctccctctcctcctccgcctgtcccccctccgccgccgccgtccgacCGCGAGGCCGCCGCCACCAACCCCCAAGACCCGCCCCCTAATCCCAAGTCTATCCCCAAGCCACCCCGCAACCCCGCCCCCCCAAACCCTAGCGATACCAACAACAACcattcgccgccgccgccgtcgccgccgccgtcgccgcagccGCTCTCCGGCGTCATCTCCGAAATTTTCGCCGTCCCCTCGGCCCCGCGATCCAATCGCCCCCTCAAGCCCTTCCGCAAGCAGTACCGACCCCGCCCTCGCCCCAACGTCAAGTCCGCCAACAAGGACGACAAAGACAAGGCCAAGGCCAGGAAGCGCCGCCGGGCCGATAGGGATGCCGGTGCTGAGCACGGGGAGAGGCGCtccaggacggaggtcaccgtcaTCGACACCAGCACCGACGGGTGGAAGGCCGCCAAGGTACTTGTCCGCAGGGGCGCCAACTGGAAGATCAGCGACAGGAAGCACTCCGAGATCTCAGAAACTGAGGATCTAAGCAAGGGCAAGAGGAGGGCCGGCCTTGTTGCCAAGGTACTGAGAGATAAAAAGAAGGGGAAAGGCGCTGCCTTGCCG GGAAACATCCATCCTAGTAGTGGAATTCTGATTAAGGTACCGGATGATGCTGCCATTGAAGCACCAAAAAG ACCAAGAAGCTGCGAACCAGTACCAGTAGGCCAAAGTGCACCTATTCTTCAGTTACCAAGTTCAAGTACCTGTAGCCAGCCTTGA